Proteins from one Neodiprion fabricii isolate iyNeoFabr1 chromosome 5, iyNeoFabr1.1, whole genome shotgun sequence genomic window:
- the LOC124182486 gene encoding replication factor C subunit 2, translated as MAGTDENGEPMDVEVVPSTSGINQKSKSSYRAAHLPWVEKYRPQVFSDIVGNEDTVARLSVFAQNGNAPNIIIAGPPGVGKTTTILCLARVLLGPAFKDAVLELNASNDRGIDVVRNKIKMFAQQKVTLPQGRHKIIILDEADSMTDGAQQALRRTMEIYSNTTRFALACNNSEKIIEPIQSRCAMLRYGKLSDAQVLAKIIQVCEKENASYTDDGLEAIVFTAQGDMRQALNNLQSTHNGFGHVNGENVFKVCDEPHPLHVKEMLELCSKGNIDKSFGIMSHLWRMGYSAEDIIGNIFRVCKNLDIDEKMKLDFIKEIGLTHLGIVNGMNSLLQMQSLLARLCRIALKK; from the exons ATGGCTGGAACCGACGAAAACGGCGAGCCGATGGACGTTGAGGTCGTGCCATCAACCAGCGGCATAAATCAGAAGAGTAAGTCAAGTTACAGAGCCGCGCATTTGCCATG GGTGGAAAAGTATCGTCCCCAAGTGTTTTCAGACATAGTGGGCAACGAGGACACTGTTGCACGGTTGTCTGTTTTTGCCCAGAACGGTAATGCGCCGAATATAATCATCGCCGGGCCGCCTGGAGTGGGAAAGACGACGACCATCCTCTGTTTAGCTCGGGTTCTTCTTGGACCAGCTTTCAAGGATGCTGTTCTTGAGCTCAACGCGTCTAACGACAGAGGAATCGACGTCGTGCGAAACAAGATCAAGATGTTTGCCCAGCAAAAG GTCACCCTTCCTCAAGGCAGGCACAAGATAATCATACTCGACGAAGCGGACAGCATGACCGACGGTGCTCAACAAGCCCTACGCCGAACCATGGAGATCTACAGCAACACCACCAGGTTCGCGCTCGCTTGTAACAACAGCGAGAAAATCATCGAACCCATACAGTCGCGATGCGCTATGCTGCGGTATGGAAAACTGTCCGATGCCCAAGTCTTGGCCAAAATCATTCAAGTCTGCGAAAAGGAGAAT GCGTCTTATACCGACGATGGATTGGAAGCAATTGTGTTCACTGCCCAAGGAGACATGAGACAAGCATTGAACAATTTGCAGTCGACTCACAATGGATTCGGACATGTGAACGGAGAAAATGTGTTCAAGGTTTGCGACGAACCGCATCCCCTTCACGTTAAAGAAATGCTTGAATTATGCTCAAAGGGAAACATTGATAAATCGTTTGGG ATAATGTCGCATTTATGGAGGATGGGATACTCTGCCGAGGATATTATTGGAAACATATTCAGAGTCTGCAAAAATCTCGATATAGATGAGAAAATGAAGCTTGATTTCATCAAG gAAATCGGTTTGACGCATTTAGGCATCGTTAATGGAATGAACAGTCTGCTTCAAATGCAGAGTCTTTTGGCCCGTCTGTGCCGAATAGCTCTTAAAAAGTAA
- the LOC124182487 gene encoding superoxide dismutase [Cu-Zn]-like isoform X4 → MGHTKSSVFGDESLLAVRNLRYNRLALFFDISNLLPNNKSAMSFAKVFVVGFVFSLLSIASGEIYDRTLFIRSLPGFPGYRSDLYEVYMEPYLFSMGLKAVVQVRALGDDGSPVDGPRGELTLQQYFEGLRINGTIEGLSPGLHGFHVHEKGDLRQGCKSAAGHYNPYTMRHGAPNDLLRHVGDLGNIEAGEDGIAKVDKMDHYLTLTGVRGAIGRTLVVHEKADDFGRGQSDDSLTTGAAGNRVACGIVGFL, encoded by the exons ATG GGACACACAAAGAGCTCCGTCTTCGGAGATGAAAGTTTATTAGCAGTCCGCAACTTGCGATATAATCGGCTTGCGTTATTCTTCGATATTTCGAATCTGTTACCAAACAACAAGTCCGCCATGTCGTTCGCCAAGGTGTTCGTCGTCGGGTTCGTCTTCAGCCTCCTCAGCATCGCCTCCGGGGAGATTTACGACAGGACTCTTTTCATCAGGAGTCTTCCCGGATTTCCTGGCTACAGGAGCGACCTTTACGAGGTCTACATGGAGCCCTATCTTTTC TCAATGGGACTGAAAGCGGTCGTCCAAGTCAGGGCCCTCGGGGATGATGGTTCTCCTGTCGATGGACCCCGTGGAGAACTGACTCTTCAACAATACTTTGAAGGACTCAGGATAAACGGGACAATAGAAGGACTAAGCCCGGGACTCCACGGATTCCACGTTCACGAAAAGGGCGATTTGAGACAGGGGTGCAAGTCTGCAGCCGGTCACTACAATCCTTACACG ATGCGTCACGGAGCCCCAAATGATCTACTTCGGCATGTGGGTGACTTGGGAAATATCGAGGCGGGTGAAGATGGAATCGCGAAAGTGGATAAAATGGACCATTATCTGACATTGACCGGAGTTCGCGGTGCGATAGGCCGAACCCTTGTTGTCCATGAAAAAGCTGACGATTTTGGACGGGGTCAAAGTGACGATAGTTTAACAACAGGCGCTGCCGGGAATCGTGTCGCCTGCGGAATAGTTGGATTCCTGTAA
- the LOC124182487 gene encoding superoxide dismutase [Cu-Zn]-like isoform X1, whose product MLCGNHKQSLSHHRVDMKLIIPGSEGHTKSSVFGDESLLAVRNLRYNRLALFFDISNLLPNNKSAMSFAKVFVVGFVFSLLSIASGEIYDRTLFIRSLPGFPGYRSDLYEVYMEPYLFSMGLKAVVQVRALGDDGSPVDGPRGELTLQQYFEGLRINGTIEGLSPGLHGFHVHEKGDLRQGCKSAAGHYNPYTMRHGAPNDLLRHVGDLGNIEAGEDGIAKVDKMDHYLTLTGVRGAIGRTLVVHEKADDFGRGQSDDSLTTGAAGNRVACGIVGFL is encoded by the exons ATGCTTTGCGGAAATCACAAGCAATCTCTAAGCCACCACCGGGTTGATATGAAACTCATCATCCCAGGATCTGAG GGACACACAAAGAGCTCCGTCTTCGGAGATGAAAGTTTATTAGCAGTCCGCAACTTGCGATATAATCGGCTTGCGTTATTCTTCGATATTTCGAATCTGTTACCAAACAACAAGTCCGCCATGTCGTTCGCCAAGGTGTTCGTCGTCGGGTTCGTCTTCAGCCTCCTCAGCATCGCCTCCGGGGAGATTTACGACAGGACTCTTTTCATCAGGAGTCTTCCCGGATTTCCTGGCTACAGGAGCGACCTTTACGAGGTCTACATGGAGCCCTATCTTTTC TCAATGGGACTGAAAGCGGTCGTCCAAGTCAGGGCCCTCGGGGATGATGGTTCTCCTGTCGATGGACCCCGTGGAGAACTGACTCTTCAACAATACTTTGAAGGACTCAGGATAAACGGGACAATAGAAGGACTAAGCCCGGGACTCCACGGATTCCACGTTCACGAAAAGGGCGATTTGAGACAGGGGTGCAAGTCTGCAGCCGGTCACTACAATCCTTACACG ATGCGTCACGGAGCCCCAAATGATCTACTTCGGCATGTGGGTGACTTGGGAAATATCGAGGCGGGTGAAGATGGAATCGCGAAAGTGGATAAAATGGACCATTATCTGACATTGACCGGAGTTCGCGGTGCGATAGGCCGAACCCTTGTTGTCCATGAAAAAGCTGACGATTTTGGACGGGGTCAAAGTGACGATAGTTTAACAACAGGCGCTGCCGGGAATCGTGTCGCCTGCGGAATAGTTGGATTCCTGTAA
- the LOC124182487 gene encoding superoxide dismutase [Cu-Zn]-like isoform X2, with translation MDTEGPVWNSCFAEFRGHTKSSVFGDESLLAVRNLRYNRLALFFDISNLLPNNKSAMSFAKVFVVGFVFSLLSIASGEIYDRTLFIRSLPGFPGYRSDLYEVYMEPYLFSMGLKAVVQVRALGDDGSPVDGPRGELTLQQYFEGLRINGTIEGLSPGLHGFHVHEKGDLRQGCKSAAGHYNPYTMRHGAPNDLLRHVGDLGNIEAGEDGIAKVDKMDHYLTLTGVRGAIGRTLVVHEKADDFGRGQSDDSLTTGAAGNRVACGIVGFL, from the exons GGACACACAAAGAGCTCCGTCTTCGGAGATGAAAGTTTATTAGCAGTCCGCAACTTGCGATATAATCGGCTTGCGTTATTCTTCGATATTTCGAATCTGTTACCAAACAACAAGTCCGCCATGTCGTTCGCCAAGGTGTTCGTCGTCGGGTTCGTCTTCAGCCTCCTCAGCATCGCCTCCGGGGAGATTTACGACAGGACTCTTTTCATCAGGAGTCTTCCCGGATTTCCTGGCTACAGGAGCGACCTTTACGAGGTCTACATGGAGCCCTATCTTTTC TCAATGGGACTGAAAGCGGTCGTCCAAGTCAGGGCCCTCGGGGATGATGGTTCTCCTGTCGATGGACCCCGTGGAGAACTGACTCTTCAACAATACTTTGAAGGACTCAGGATAAACGGGACAATAGAAGGACTAAGCCCGGGACTCCACGGATTCCACGTTCACGAAAAGGGCGATTTGAGACAGGGGTGCAAGTCTGCAGCCGGTCACTACAATCCTTACACG ATGCGTCACGGAGCCCCAAATGATCTACTTCGGCATGTGGGTGACTTGGGAAATATCGAGGCGGGTGAAGATGGAATCGCGAAAGTGGATAAAATGGACCATTATCTGACATTGACCGGAGTTCGCGGTGCGATAGGCCGAACCCTTGTTGTCCATGAAAAAGCTGACGATTTTGGACGGGGTCAAAGTGACGATAGTTTAACAACAGGCGCTGCCGGGAATCGTGTCGCCTGCGGAATAGTTGGATTCCTGTAA
- the LOC124182487 gene encoding superoxide dismutase [Cu-Zn]-like isoform X3, whose amino-acid sequence MIEEGHTKSSVFGDESLLAVRNLRYNRLALFFDISNLLPNNKSAMSFAKVFVVGFVFSLLSIASGEIYDRTLFIRSLPGFPGYRSDLYEVYMEPYLFSMGLKAVVQVRALGDDGSPVDGPRGELTLQQYFEGLRINGTIEGLSPGLHGFHVHEKGDLRQGCKSAAGHYNPYTMRHGAPNDLLRHVGDLGNIEAGEDGIAKVDKMDHYLTLTGVRGAIGRTLVVHEKADDFGRGQSDDSLTTGAAGNRVACGIVGFL is encoded by the exons ATGATCGAGgaa GGACACACAAAGAGCTCCGTCTTCGGAGATGAAAGTTTATTAGCAGTCCGCAACTTGCGATATAATCGGCTTGCGTTATTCTTCGATATTTCGAATCTGTTACCAAACAACAAGTCCGCCATGTCGTTCGCCAAGGTGTTCGTCGTCGGGTTCGTCTTCAGCCTCCTCAGCATCGCCTCCGGGGAGATTTACGACAGGACTCTTTTCATCAGGAGTCTTCCCGGATTTCCTGGCTACAGGAGCGACCTTTACGAGGTCTACATGGAGCCCTATCTTTTC TCAATGGGACTGAAAGCGGTCGTCCAAGTCAGGGCCCTCGGGGATGATGGTTCTCCTGTCGATGGACCCCGTGGAGAACTGACTCTTCAACAATACTTTGAAGGACTCAGGATAAACGGGACAATAGAAGGACTAAGCCCGGGACTCCACGGATTCCACGTTCACGAAAAGGGCGATTTGAGACAGGGGTGCAAGTCTGCAGCCGGTCACTACAATCCTTACACG ATGCGTCACGGAGCCCCAAATGATCTACTTCGGCATGTGGGTGACTTGGGAAATATCGAGGCGGGTGAAGATGGAATCGCGAAAGTGGATAAAATGGACCATTATCTGACATTGACCGGAGTTCGCGGTGCGATAGGCCGAACCCTTGTTGTCCATGAAAAAGCTGACGATTTTGGACGGGGTCAAAGTGACGATAGTTTAACAACAGGCGCTGCCGGGAATCGTGTCGCCTGCGGAATAGTTGGATTCCTGTAA